Proteins encoded in a region of the Thermocaproicibacter melissae genome:
- a CDS encoding sensor histidine kinase, with protein MKEAIGFSKSSPEHVYSGVSGIQYDNGQKTVYLFCKAVTNQNKAIGFLCFDLTADSIDKVLRKNIVDMIILTDRFDNAFYYTNNSVINSMGKCELNWSSSNEVKIDDKPYYGISTLLSDSNIKVITLSSTWAQKQVMSLGIIFLCSLMVLMGILIIIFAKKVAQNISQSLDALLYAVQQCRDGNIGYRINSVTFEEFQILYDEFNKMMVKLQALIKNNSELLERKRMMEVSQLEKQFNPHFVFNVMETMKYEILIDPQQAARMMVAFANLMRYSINYGNSKVPLQTDISYVKDYLMLQKMRFNQRLNYHIDIDKEILQYHLPKLLIQPVVENCLTHGINNVEHIDINIIGKRVEDDIEFVISDNGCGIPNDKLMEIRQLLNTEDAMPSHIGLYNIQRQIKLLYGDCYGLTLNSEFGCGTEVRIKIPIERA; from the coding sequence TTGAAAGAAGCAATCGGATTTTCCAAAAGTTCTCCGGAACATGTATACAGTGGGGTCAGTGGAATACAGTACGACAACGGTCAGAAAACCGTATACCTGTTTTGCAAAGCGGTAACAAATCAGAATAAGGCAATCGGCTTTCTCTGCTTTGACCTAACGGCGGACAGCATAGACAAGGTGCTTCGGAAAAACATAGTAGACATGATTATCCTGACTGACCGTTTTGACAACGCCTTTTACTATACCAATAACTCAGTTATAAACAGCATGGGAAAATGCGAGCTGAATTGGAGCAGCAGCAACGAAGTAAAAATAGATGATAAACCGTACTATGGAATTAGTACACTTTTGTCTGACAGTAATATCAAGGTCATAACTTTGTCCTCCACCTGGGCACAAAAACAGGTCATGAGCTTGGGAATTATTTTTCTTTGCAGTTTGATGGTATTAATGGGAATCTTAATTATCATCTTTGCAAAAAAAGTGGCCCAAAATATTTCTCAGTCACTCGACGCTCTTTTATATGCTGTGCAGCAGTGCCGGGATGGAAATATCGGATACCGGATAAACTCCGTTACCTTTGAAGAGTTTCAGATTTTATACGATGAATTTAACAAGATGATGGTCAAACTGCAGGCCCTTATCAAGAACAACAGCGAACTGCTGGAACGCAAGCGCATGATGGAGGTCAGTCAACTGGAAAAACAGTTTAACCCTCATTTTGTTTTCAATGTAATGGAAACAATGAAATATGAAATTCTAATTGATCCGCAGCAGGCTGCCCGAATGATGGTCGCTTTTGCAAACCTAATGCGTTACAGCATCAACTATGGAAACTCGAAAGTGCCGTTGCAAACGGATATCAGCTATGTAAAGGACTATTTAATGCTGCAAAAGATGCGGTTCAATCAAAGGCTCAATTACCATATTGATATTGACAAAGAAATTCTGCAATATCATTTGCCAAAGCTGCTGATTCAGCCGGTAGTGGAAAACTGCCTGACACATGGGATTAACAATGTGGAACATATTGATATTAACATCATCGGTAAGAGAGTCGAAGATGACATCGAGTTCGTTATTTCAGACAACGGATGCGGAATACCAAACGACAAGCTTATGGAGATCCGTCAGCTTCTTAATACCGAGGATGCGATGCCAAGCCACATCGGGCTGTATAACATCCAAAGGCAGATTAAATTGCTGTATGGCGATTGTTATGGCCTTACTTTAAACAGTGAATTCGGGTGCGGAACCGAGGTAAGAATTAAAATACCGATAGAAAGGGCTTGA
- a CDS encoding ABC transporter permease: MTASNQKRFTIWTTITLLIMAVFVVFLLYPLVLVLYKSVVSPTNGGFSLEYFQKFFGQKYYWGTLVNSFQVTTCATLLSVLLGLPIAYFTRSTKILGRGALEIAIIISYLSPPFIGAYAWIQLLGRQGVITKVLNAIFHTQFNGIYGFTGILLVFTLQSFPLIYIYISGALKRLDNSLNEAAESLGCTGIKRIVKVVMPLIMPTILASALLVFMRIFADFGTPMLIGEGYRTIPVLIYNQFISEVGSDDGFAAALSVIVIIVTTVIFLVQKLISSHTAYSMSALKPMEPQRVSGVKNILIHVFVYLTVILAILPQIVVIYTSFLKNNGGQVFTGGYSLQSYKAIFAEGQSEVIRNTYLFGLGAIAIIIVLGILIAYLTIRKKNIITSILDTITMFPYIIPGSVLGISLLFAFSNPPLLLSGTAIIMIISFAIRRMPYTIRSSTAILGQISPSVEEAAISLGSSQMQAFIKVTVPMMLPGVLSGAIMSWITAISELSSSVILYGHNTQTLTVAIYTAVVRGNFGTAAAYSSVLTITSIISLILFFKLSGSREISV, translated from the coding sequence ATGACAGCAAGCAATCAAAAGCGTTTCACAATATGGACTACTATTACGCTGTTGATCATGGCTGTTTTCGTTGTATTCCTTCTTTATCCTTTGGTTTTGGTATTGTATAAAAGTGTTGTCAGCCCAACCAATGGAGGATTTTCACTGGAATACTTTCAAAAGTTTTTTGGGCAGAAATATTATTGGGGTACTCTGGTGAACAGCTTTCAGGTCACGACCTGCGCAACTTTGCTTTCCGTATTGCTTGGCCTTCCAATCGCTTATTTTACAAGGAGCACAAAAATTTTAGGACGCGGCGCTTTGGAGATTGCCATTATCATTTCTTATCTGTCCCCTCCGTTTATCGGTGCGTATGCCTGGATTCAGCTGTTGGGCCGTCAGGGCGTAATTACAAAGGTACTGAACGCTATTTTTCATACCCAATTTAATGGAATTTATGGTTTCACCGGAATCTTACTAGTGTTTACGCTTCAGTCATTCCCTCTAATTTATATTTATATCTCGGGGGCTCTGAAACGCTTAGACAATTCCCTCAACGAAGCAGCTGAAAGTTTAGGCTGTACCGGTATTAAGCGAATTGTAAAGGTTGTTATGCCTTTGATCATGCCAACGATTCTGGCCAGTGCGCTGTTAGTATTCATGCGTATTTTCGCTGATTTCGGTACTCCTATGTTAATCGGTGAAGGCTACAGAACCATCCCCGTGTTGATTTACAATCAGTTCATCAGTGAAGTAGGCAGCGATGATGGTTTTGCCGCCGCGCTTAGTGTAATCGTCATTATCGTCACCACCGTAATCTTCCTGGTTCAAAAGCTGATTTCTTCCCACACTGCCTATTCCATGTCCGCATTAAAGCCGATGGAACCGCAACGTGTTTCCGGAGTAAAGAATATCCTGATTCATGTTTTCGTTTATCTTACTGTAATTCTAGCAATACTTCCACAAATCGTTGTTATTTATACTTCCTTCCTGAAAAACAACGGCGGCCAAGTATTTACCGGTGGATATTCACTGCAGAGTTACAAGGCAATTTTTGCCGAAGGGCAGAGTGAAGTCATTCGGAATACCTATCTGTTTGGATTAGGAGCCATTGCAATTATTATTGTTCTCGGTATTCTTATTGCTTATCTGACCATTCGCAAGAAGAATATCATTACCAGCATATTGGATACCATTACGATGTTTCCGTACATCATTCCGGGTTCCGTTCTGGGTATTTCGTTACTCTTTGCCTTCAGCAATCCTCCGTTACTGCTAAGCGGCACCGCTATCATCATGATAATCTCCTTTGCAATCCGACGCATGCCATATACGATTCGTTCCAGTACCGCCATTTTGGGACAAATCAGCCCGAGTGTGGAAGAAGCCGCAATTAGCCTTGGAAGTTCGCAAATGCAGGCCTTTATCAAAGTAACAGTTCCCATGATGCTTCCGGGTGTTTTATCCGGCGCTATCATGAGTTGGATCACGGCAATCAGTGAATTAAGCTCTTCGGTCATTCTTTACGGCCATAACACCCAGACACTAACCGTTGCTATTTACACCGCTGTGGTTCGCGGAAACTTTGGTACGGCTGCAGCTTATTCTTCCGTTTTAACCATAACCTCGATTATTTCGTTAATTTTGTTCTTTAAACTGTCGGGCAGCCGCGAAATAAGCGTATGA
- a CDS encoding ABC transporter ATP-binding protein, producing the protein MSVSINIENVVKKYGNDTIINGLSLNIKPGEFFTLLGPSGCGKTTLLRMIIGFNSIEGGTIKINDKVVNNIPPNKRNIGMVFQNYAIFPHMSVAKNVAFGLKNRKVPKPEIEKEVDEILKIVKIDHLKDRMPARLSGGQQQRVALARAIVIHPEVLLMDEPLSNLDAKLRVEMRNAIKNIQKEIGITTVYVTHDQEEALAISDRIAVMNAGVIQQIGKPKDIYQRPANIFVSTFIGLSNILEAFVKTEGCEPGKKKLVFANDHYEVSMSNLCDSVQDGQKVKVSVRPEEFEIKREGTGIAATVESSIFLGLSTHYFMELSNGQKVEIVQYSDDQEIIPNGTKVFLNVKASRINVFDYERERTLIEGVK; encoded by the coding sequence ATGAGTGTTTCAATTAACATCGAAAATGTTGTGAAAAAATATGGAAATGATACGATCATAAACGGTTTGTCCCTTAATATTAAACCAGGTGAGTTCTTCACTTTGCTCGGTCCTTCCGGCTGCGGTAAAACGACGCTACTTAGAATGATCATCGGGTTTAACTCGATTGAAGGCGGTACCATTAAAATTAACGACAAAGTCGTAAATAATATCCCGCCGAACAAGCGCAATATCGGCATGGTATTTCAAAACTATGCTATTTTCCCACATATGTCCGTCGCAAAAAACGTAGCATTTGGATTAAAAAACAGAAAAGTTCCAAAACCGGAAATTGAAAAAGAAGTAGATGAGATCTTGAAAATTGTCAAGATCGACCACTTAAAGGACCGAATGCCCGCCAGACTCTCCGGCGGACAGCAGCAGCGGGTGGCTCTTGCGAGAGCAATTGTGATTCATCCGGAAGTTCTGCTTATGGATGAACCGCTGTCTAATCTGGATGCGAAGTTACGCGTTGAAATGCGTAATGCAATCAAGAACATACAAAAGGAAATCGGGATTACCACGGTTTACGTAACACATGATCAGGAAGAAGCACTGGCTATTTCTGACCGGATTGCCGTCATGAACGCCGGTGTAATTCAGCAGATCGGCAAACCAAAGGACATTTATCAGCGGCCTGCGAATATTTTTGTTTCTACTTTCATTGGCCTTTCCAATATTTTGGAAGCCTTTGTCAAGACGGAAGGCTGTGAACCCGGAAAGAAAAAGCTTGTGTTCGCAAACGACCACTACGAAGTTTCCATGAGCAACCTTTGCGATTCGGTACAGGACGGACAAAAGGTAAAAGTTTCGGTGCGGCCGGAAGAATTTGAAATCAAAAGAGAGGGCACCGGAATTGCGGCTACCGTTGAAAGTTCTATATTCTTGGGGCTTAGTACCCATTACTTTATGGAGCTGTCAAACGGCCAAAAAGTTGAAATTGTCCAGTACTCCGATGATCAGGAAATCATTCCAAACGGAACAAAGGTATTCTTGAACGTAAAAGCATCAAGAATCAATGTTTTTGATTATGAGAGAGAACGTACATTAATTGAAGGGGTGAAATAG
- a CDS encoding ABC transporter substrate-binding protein, whose protein sequence is MKKANKVIATILTTAVLAATVTGCSSSSGPSADSNSTATTAATDQSSDKTLTVYTPDSESLVNAVIPNFEKDTGIKVNVITAGTGELEKRVQSEKDNPQGDVFWGADPTMLAPMKALFQEYVSKENDNMEDDHKNKEGYFTPSVADGTVILVNTDIIGDIKVEGFEDLLNPALKGKIAFCDPTNSSSAFQQLVNMLYDMGENNDPSSKQAWDYVDKFIKNLDGKMASSSGTVHKSVADGEYPVGLSWEDPCVQYVKNGAHVKVVYPKEGVIFTEQSVQIIKNCKHLENAKKFVDYLLSEKIQNIFGTQLTNRPLRKNVKLASYMKPFSEMNMMKKFDPKWVGDHKADLIKQFNEHYTKLQG, encoded by the coding sequence ATGAAAAAGGCCAATAAAGTAATTGCGACTATTCTGACAACTGCAGTATTGGCTGCTACAGTAACTGGCTGTAGTTCCAGTTCTGGTCCCAGCGCTGATTCCAATTCTACCGCAACAACTGCAGCAACCGACCAGTCTTCGGACAAAACTCTTACGGTTTATACACCGGATTCCGAAAGCCTTGTAAACGCTGTAATTCCGAATTTTGAAAAAGATACCGGTATTAAGGTAAATGTAATTACGGCAGGTACCGGAGAACTTGAAAAAAGAGTTCAGTCTGAAAAAGACAATCCTCAAGGCGATGTATTCTGGGGTGCCGACCCAACCATGCTGGCTCCAATGAAGGCTCTATTCCAAGAATATGTCTCCAAAGAAAACGATAATATGGAGGATGACCATAAAAATAAAGAGGGGTATTTCACTCCCAGTGTTGCCGATGGCACGGTCATTCTGGTCAATACAGATATTATCGGAGATATTAAAGTAGAAGGCTTTGAAGACCTCCTAAATCCGGCCCTGAAAGGCAAGATTGCTTTCTGCGATCCCACAAACTCCAGTTCTGCGTTCCAGCAGTTGGTTAACATGCTTTATGATATGGGCGAGAACAATGATCCCTCTTCAAAACAGGCATGGGATTACGTGGATAAATTTATTAAGAACCTAGACGGAAAAATGGCGAGCAGTTCCGGTACTGTACATAAAAGCGTTGCCGACGGCGAATATCCGGTTGGTTTAAGCTGGGAAGATCCTTGCGTTCAGTATGTGAAAAATGGTGCTCATGTAAAAGTGGTTTATCCAAAAGAAGGCGTTATCTTCACAGAGCAAAGCGTGCAGATCATCAAGAATTGCAAGCATCTGGAGAATGCGAAGAAGTTTGTTGACTACCTGCTGTCCGAAAAAATTCAGAACATTTTCGGCACACAGTTGACGAACCGTCCGCTTCGCAAGAATGTAAAACTGGCATCTTATATGAAGCCGTTCTCCGAAATGAATATGATGAAAAAATTTGATCCGAAATGGGTAGGAGATCATAAAGCTGATTTAATTAAGCAGTTTAACGAGCATTATACGAAATTGCAAGGTTAA
- a CDS encoding ATP-dependent Clp protease ATP-binding subunit, with translation MKESRGLCLVCAKQLGIKPVNDLLDKMGITDDQMEAMESELNAMLNDQQFDPDENAISGFIPGGAATLPFLQNIFSPGEKVPEQVQNGEGEKRTPKEKHKTKRKYLDAYCTNLTAKAKAGAIDAIIGREKEITRVIQILSRRTKNNPCLIGEPGVGKTAVAEGLAIRIAKGDVPFALKKKEIHLLDLTALVAGTQFRGQFESRIKGLIDEVKMEGNIILFIDEVHNLVGTGDAEGSMNAANILKPALSRGEIQVIGATTFAEYRKYIEKDAALERRFQPVTIAEPSIQDTVRILDGIRPYYENYHRVHVPENIVKRIVTLSERYINDRFLPDKAIDLLDESCACAALRNKKMEEYDNVVERVNQLREQEEAMTAGGTEPDYEKLAELRVDLSKLSEREKELAPAALGTQVEEADVAKVIELWTGIPASRIQENELKKLASLEQVLNSKIIAQEEAVSAVAAAIRRSRVQLSPRRRPASFIFVGPTGVGKTELAKVLARELFDTPETLIRLDMSEYMEKHSVSRIIGSPPGYVGYDEAGQVTEKVRRRPYSVLLFDEIEKAHPDVMNILLQILDEGHITDAHGRNVNFENTVIIMTSNAGSENKEGALGFAKTQTDASREKALKALSDFLRPEFLSRVDEIIVFRPLDEAAFEKIAHLMLDEYVGTLDEHGIKLIYDDKATAWLAKHAIGGKSGARDLRNLIRRQVEDKIANLLVENSKGTISGISVTADEENGIQLSYLK, from the coding sequence ATGAAGGAAAGCCGTGGCCTGTGCCTAGTGTGCGCAAAGCAGCTTGGCATCAAGCCTGTGAATGATCTGCTTGATAAGATGGGCATTACCGATGACCAAATGGAGGCTATGGAATCCGAATTGAATGCTATGTTGAATGACCAGCAGTTTGATCCGGATGAAAACGCCATCAGCGGATTCATTCCGGGCGGTGCTGCCACATTGCCGTTTTTGCAGAATATTTTCTCTCCGGGAGAAAAAGTGCCGGAACAGGTTCAAAACGGCGAGGGAGAAAAAAGGACTCCCAAGGAAAAGCACAAAACAAAGCGAAAATATTTGGATGCCTACTGCACAAATCTAACTGCCAAGGCGAAGGCGGGCGCAATCGACGCGATTATCGGCCGGGAAAAAGAAATTACCCGCGTGATTCAGATTCTCAGCCGCCGCACGAAGAATAACCCGTGCCTCATCGGCGAACCCGGTGTCGGCAAAACGGCCGTCGCGGAAGGGCTTGCCATCCGCATCGCGAAGGGCGATGTCCCGTTTGCGCTCAAAAAGAAGGAAATCCATCTGCTGGACCTCACGGCATTAGTCGCGGGGACACAGTTCCGCGGCCAATTTGAGAGCCGCATAAAAGGCCTGATTGACGAAGTCAAGATGGAGGGCAACATCATCCTCTTTATCGACGAAGTTCATAACCTCGTCGGAACGGGTGACGCCGAAGGCTCCATGAATGCCGCAAACATTCTGAAGCCTGCGCTTTCTCGCGGCGAGATTCAGGTCATCGGCGCAACAACCTTTGCCGAATACCGCAAATATATTGAAAAAGACGCGGCGCTCGAACGCCGCTTCCAGCCGGTTACCATTGCGGAACCGTCGATTCAGGATACCGTACGCATTCTCGACGGGATTCGGCCTTATTATGAAAATTACCACCGTGTCCACGTGCCGGAAAACATTGTCAAGCGCATTGTGACGCTTTCGGAGCGGTATATCAACGACCGCTTCCTGCCCGACAAAGCCATTGACCTTCTGGATGAATCCTGCGCATGCGCCGCGCTCCGCAACAAGAAGATGGAAGAGTACGACAATGTGGTTGAGCGCGTCAATCAGCTGCGCGAGCAGGAAGAAGCCATGACGGCTGGCGGCACGGAACCGGATTATGAAAAGCTGGCAGAACTCCGTGTGGATCTTTCTAAATTGTCCGAACGTGAGAAAGAGCTGGCTCCGGCGGCCCTCGGTACACAGGTGGAAGAAGCCGACGTTGCCAAGGTGATTGAGCTTTGGACGGGAATCCCGGCCAGCCGTATTCAGGAGAACGAGCTGAAAAAGCTCGCCAGCCTTGAGCAGGTGCTCAACAGCAAGATTATCGCCCAGGAGGAAGCTGTGTCTGCCGTTGCCGCGGCAATCCGCAGAAGTAGGGTACAGTTAAGTCCCCGCCGCAGACCGGCATCCTTTATCTTCGTCGGTCCGACCGGCGTCGGCAAAACGGAGCTGGCAAAGGTTCTTGCCCGTGAATTGTTCGATACACCGGAAACGCTTATCCGCCTTGATATGTCAGAATATATGGAGAAGCACTCCGTTTCGCGCATCATCGGTTCTCCTCCGGGGTACGTCGGATATGACGAAGCCGGCCAGGTGACGGAAAAAGTCCGCCGCCGCCCGTATTCTGTCCTGCTTTTCGACGAAATCGAGAAGGCACACCCCGATGTGATGAACATTCTCCTTCAGATTCTCGATGAAGGTCACATCACCGACGCACACGGCAGAAACGTCAACTTTGAAAACACCGTTATCATCATGACGTCAAACGCCGGCAGTGAAAACAAAGAGGGCGCACTTGGCTTTGCAAAGACACAGACAGATGCAAGCCGCGAAAAGGCATTGAAGGCACTCTCGGATTTCCTGAGACCGGAATTTCTCAGCCGTGTGGATGAAATCATTGTGTTCCGTCCCCTGGATGAGGCTGCCTTTGAGAAGATTGCGCACCTGATGCTTGACGAATATGTAGGAACTTTGGATGAGCACGGCATCAAGCTCATCTATGACGATAAGGCCACTGCTTGGCTGGCAAAGCATGCCATTGGCGGAAAGAGCGGTGCACGCGACCTCAGAAATTTGATTCGCCGCCAGGTGGAAGACAAGATTGCCAATCTCCTCGTGGAGAATAGCAAAGGCACCATTAGCGGCATTTCCGTCACGGCCGATGAGGAAAACGGCATTCAGCTCAGTTATTTGAAATAA
- a CDS encoding CDP-alcohol phosphatidyltransferase family protein — protein MAKRQYNKNLNVPNALTVLRFILIFPFIYFFLKDNYLEAFVILIISGVTDMLDGWIARKCNQFTELGQMLDPLFDKLTQAAVVICFAIKDPILIPLLAIFIVKETLMVAGAVNLISRNKKKPTGSKWYGKVATVLFYCSFGAIVGLKWIWHYESLPLSITLLSITAAFMIYAFVRYAKIYFTILHSDDPKYELDIREVMDKKK, from the coding sequence ATGGCAAAAAGGCAGTATAATAAAAATCTGAATGTGCCAAACGCTTTGACCGTGCTTCGCTTCATTCTGATTTTCCCGTTCATATATTTTTTCTTGAAGGACAACTATCTTGAGGCTTTTGTCATCTTGATTATTTCCGGCGTTACCGATATGCTTGACGGCTGGATTGCGCGTAAGTGCAACCAGTTCACCGAGCTGGGGCAGATGCTTGACCCGTTGTTTGACAAATTGACACAAGCCGCAGTCGTTATCTGCTTTGCGATCAAAGACCCAATCCTCATCCCATTGCTTGCAATTTTCATTGTAAAAGAAACTTTAATGGTGGCGGGTGCCGTTAATTTAATCAGCAGGAATAAAAAGAAGCCGACTGGTTCAAAATGGTATGGTAAGGTCGCAACCGTTCTTTTCTACTGTTCTTTCGGCGCGATTGTCGGGCTGAAATGGATTTGGCATTATGAAAGCCTGCCGCTCAGCATTACGCTGCTATCCATTACTGCAGCTTTTATGATTTATGCTTTTGTGCGTTATGCAAAGATTTACTTCACGATTCTTCATTCGGATGACCCCAAATATGAGCTCGATATACGGGAAGTCATGGATAAGAAAAAATAG
- a CDS encoding CvpA family protein, which yields MGGFTDAAIAVILILYAVSGFRRGFIRALVDLLGGIVALVAAILFAKSFAAWALGFFGPSLPKWAADPVISKILAIVILFILFECLIQTIASILSKIARLPGLRQLNALLGGVLGFGKGSVVVLLLCAMLRISLPTAAASTQQNQTLRQFALSQIYQTVSENNPVYNLIQSQIWNEVGIYGKKAV from the coding sequence TTGGGAGGTTTTACAGACGCCGCAATTGCCGTGATTCTGATTCTCTACGCTGTTTCAGGGTTCCGCAGGGGGTTCATCCGCGCGCTGGTTGATCTGCTCGGCGGAATTGTTGCTTTGGTAGCAGCGATTCTATTTGCAAAAAGTTTCGCAGCCTGGGCACTGGGCTTTTTTGGCCCTTCACTGCCGAAATGGGCTGCTGATCCGGTTATATCAAAAATCCTGGCAATAGTTATTCTTTTCATTCTGTTTGAGTGCTTGATTCAAACGATCGCTTCTATTTTGAGCAAAATTGCAAGACTTCCCGGTTTAAGGCAGCTCAATGCTTTGTTAGGGGGCGTCCTCGGATTCGGAAAAGGTTCCGTTGTTGTGTTGCTTTTGTGTGCGATGCTGCGCATATCTCTGCCGACTGCCGCTGCCTCAACACAGCAGAATCAGACGCTTCGCCAATTTGCACTTTCTCAGATTTACCAGACTGTTTCCGAAAACAATCCGGTCTATAATCTTATTCAGTCCCAAATTTGGAATGAGGTAGGAATTTATGGCAAAAAGGCAGTATAA
- a CDS encoding DUF5711 family protein, whose product MRKDGRRYDTQPIPIRKHALLDPKEEKKEFERLREHRVPRWVYRVIAILAVAAIAVLAWFNRTNLAPENVLQWVRTSIVGMGVGDGYPKAISGSNVGARNFLCSGSNIVYASDTSLTVCNTTAKEILSTQHSYSNPLMQVNGIRILLCSIGGKNAQMFTTGGDTVELTTDQNILGAALTAKGRTALITAADGYCGKLTVYDASGKVISHYWFADYFPTAVALNPEGTKAAVTGVSSQEGEIVSAVYIIPLDSDKAVKPQAVCSGNFLSGVFWDTDGAVAAVGDTAAVFLKPNTSEKKEYSYNGEQLTAFYAKDGRLALGLMPYSGSQDNRLVVLDSSGNEIYETKFTERVLSVSLSGQTAAALTNGTLHFCSFSSATPSDANAGNDAYAVALKDEKSAYVLGISEVRLVKRG is encoded by the coding sequence ATGCGTAAAGACGGCCGGCGTTACGATACCCAACCCATTCCGATTCGGAAACATGCACTTCTGGACCCAAAAGAGGAGAAAAAAGAATTCGAGCGCCTGCGCGAACATCGTGTTCCGCGGTGGGTCTACCGCGTCATTGCGATTCTTGCGGTAGCTGCCATAGCCGTTCTGGCGTGGTTCAACCGAACAAACCTTGCGCCGGAGAATGTCCTCCAGTGGGTACGGACAAGCATTGTCGGCATGGGTGTGGGGGACGGCTACCCGAAAGCAATTTCCGGTTCCAACGTCGGTGCAAGAAACTTTTTATGCAGCGGAAGCAATATTGTTTATGCAAGCGATACGTCGCTCACCGTGTGCAATACTACGGCTAAAGAAATCCTGAGTACTCAGCACAGCTATTCCAATCCGCTTATGCAGGTAAATGGCATCCGCATTTTGCTTTGCAGCATCGGCGGAAAAAACGCACAAATGTTTACAACCGGCGGAGATACAGTCGAACTTACCACAGATCAAAATATTCTAGGGGCAGCCCTCACCGCAAAAGGACGAACTGCTCTGATTACCGCCGCAGACGGGTACTGCGGAAAGCTCACCGTGTATGATGCTTCCGGGAAAGTTATTTCCCACTACTGGTTCGCTGATTATTTCCCCACTGCCGTGGCGCTGAACCCGGAGGGGACCAAAGCTGCGGTAACGGGCGTTTCCTCACAGGAAGGGGAAATCGTTTCCGCCGTTTACATAATCCCGCTTGACAGCGACAAAGCGGTAAAACCGCAGGCTGTTTGCAGCGGCAACTTTTTAAGCGGCGTTTTCTGGGACACGGACGGCGCAGTTGCCGCAGTGGGAGATACCGCCGCCGTTTTTCTCAAGCCTAACACTTCGGAGAAAAAAGAATATAGTTATAATGGAGAACAGCTCACGGCGTTCTACGCGAAAGACGGCCGCCTTGCACTGGGCCTTATGCCATACAGTGGCTCACAGGACAACCGGCTGGTGGTGCTCGATTCGTCGGGAAATGAAATTTACGAAACAAAGTTTACGGAACGGGTCCTCTCGGTCTCGCTCAGCGGGCAAACCGCTGCGGCGCTTACCAACGGTACCCTCCACTTTTGTTCGTTTTCCTCGGCTACTCCAAGTGATGCCAACGCGGGCAATGATGCCTATGCAGTGGCCCTGAAAGACGAAAAATCGGCGTATGTGCTCGGGATTTCCGAGGTACGGCTGGTCAAACGGGGCTGA
- the truA gene encoding tRNA pseudouridine(38-40) synthase TruA, whose protein sequence is MRSVRNLLLTLRYDGSNYHGWQIQQNAVTVQQVFQEALAKILGECPDVKGCSRTDSFVHALEFCVSFKTEHTIPCERLIGALNHFLPEDIAAISCREVPLDFHARYSCIGKEYVYRIWNCRTRDPFLRGRALHYWYPLDLEKLNRAAACFLGKHDFTSFCAVDAREPGNMERTVTKAVWSREGNMVEFTVAADGFLYHMVRIMVGTMLRVAQGKLQPEDISRILLACDRSAAGPTAPPQGLFLKQVFYRDVKRDA, encoded by the coding sequence ATGAGAAGCGTGCGAAATCTTCTGCTGACCCTGCGCTATGACGGCTCAAACTATCACGGCTGGCAGATTCAGCAGAATGCCGTGACGGTTCAGCAGGTTTTTCAGGAGGCATTGGCCAAGATCCTCGGCGAGTGCCCTGACGTGAAGGGTTGCAGCCGAACCGATTCGTTTGTGCATGCGCTTGAGTTCTGCGTCAGTTTCAAGACCGAGCATACCATCCCGTGCGAAAGGCTCATCGGCGCGCTGAATCATTTCCTCCCGGAAGACATAGCCGCAATCTCGTGCCGCGAGGTGCCTCTCGACTTTCACGCGCGTTATTCATGCATTGGAAAAGAATATGTTTACCGCATCTGGAATTGCCGCACGCGGGACCCGTTTCTGCGGGGCCGCGCGCTTCATTATTGGTATCCGCTGGACCTCGAAAAGCTGAATCGTGCGGCTGCGTGTTTTTTAGGAAAACACGACTTTACTTCGTTCTGCGCGGTTGATGCGCGCGAACCCGGAAACATGGAGCGAACCGTGACAAAAGCGGTTTGGAGCCGCGAGGGCAATATGGTGGAGTTCACCGTTGCTGCGGACGGGTTCCTTTACCACATGGTGCGCATCATGGTGGGCACGATGCTTCGCGTGGCGCAGGGAAAACTGCAGCCGGAGGACATCAGCCGAATTCTTTTGGCCTGCGACCGTTCCGCCGCAGGGCCGACTGCTCCGCCGCAGGGGCTTTTCTTGAAACAGGTCTTTTACAGGGATGTGAAGAGAGATGCGTAA